Proteins found in one Brevibacillus brevis genomic segment:
- a CDS encoding DUF1850 domain-containing protein has translation MVFIQAVTKGRGRTLFRLFSFLLLVLVIYVGISTPLFPALVIRDTQSNQVVWSANIQDEAVFGIRWTHSIHRSTIEEQYRIVDNQIILSEMSFHDYGIGMENELAPGEELVLADGRFHIRNMQRSFPALRLFIGQVRANHTLLFAGQDIPLSLIDKPGEAITIQAEKRSILSELGGY, from the coding sequence ATGGTTTTTATCCAGGCAGTAACAAAGGGAAGAGGGCGGACGTTGTTCCGCCTTTTCTCCTTCCTACTTCTCGTCCTTGTCATTTATGTAGGCATCTCCACTCCGCTGTTTCCCGCTTTGGTTATTCGGGATACACAGTCAAATCAAGTAGTTTGGAGTGCCAACATACAGGATGAAGCAGTCTTTGGCATCCGCTGGACTCATTCCATTCATCGCTCCACAATTGAGGAGCAATACCGGATTGTAGACAATCAAATTATTTTGTCAGAGATGAGCTTTCACGACTACGGTATCGGCATGGAAAATGAATTGGCTCCTGGCGAGGAGCTGGTTCTGGCCGATGGACGATTCCACATTCGCAATATGCAGCGTTCTTTTCCTGCCCTACGGCTATTTATCGGGCAAGTACGGGCTAATCATACGTTGCTTTTCGCTGGACAGGATATTCCGTTGAGTTTGATCGACAAGCCGGGAGAAGCCATCACGATTCAGGCAGAAAAGCGATCCATTTTGAGCGAGTTAGGAGGTTACTAG
- a CDS encoding TAXI family TRAP transporter solute-binding subunit, with amino-acid sequence MNKRHFLLSLTLLLSMSLMTACGGGGNSAQGGAGGGSSNSGGSADPSQLIIATGGTGGTYFPLGGGMADHITKNAGITATAQATGASAENIRLLRDKKADIAFTQNDIAEYASKGTNMFQQDGKIDSFQALGALYDETIQIVVSADSNIKSVADLKDKRVSVGAPGSGTEVNAQQILEAYGMTFEDTKLQRLSFADSAKAIQDGQLDAAFQTAGTPTAAITELAATTGVKIIPIDADKIDAIIAKYPYYVKTTVPANTYQTVPEEVTTVSVKSMLLIRSDLSNDLVYKVTKAIFENSDKLGHAKAKEIKLENVKNGVSIPVHPGAQKYFDEKGVK; translated from the coding sequence TTGAATAAGCGTCATTTTCTTCTCTCGCTCACACTGCTTCTGTCCATGTCGCTCATGACAGCATGTGGAGGTGGCGGGAACTCTGCACAAGGAGGTGCAGGTGGAGGCAGCTCCAACTCAGGAGGAAGCGCCGATCCCTCCCAATTAATTATTGCAACAGGCGGTACAGGAGGCACTTATTTCCCACTCGGCGGCGGCATGGCTGACCATATTACGAAAAACGCTGGGATTACTGCTACAGCACAAGCCACAGGCGCTTCAGCAGAAAACATTCGCCTCCTTCGCGATAAAAAGGCGGACATCGCCTTTACACAAAACGACATTGCCGAGTATGCGTCAAAAGGAACGAACATGTTCCAGCAAGACGGTAAAATTGATTCCTTCCAGGCATTGGGCGCTCTCTACGATGAGACCATCCAAATCGTGGTCTCTGCTGACAGCAATATTAAAAGTGTTGCCGATTTGAAAGATAAGCGCGTATCTGTTGGAGCTCCCGGAAGCGGTACGGAAGTGAACGCCCAGCAAATTTTGGAAGCATACGGGATGACCTTTGAAGATACCAAGCTCCAGCGCCTCTCCTTTGCTGACTCCGCCAAAGCCATTCAGGACGGACAATTAGATGCTGCCTTCCAAACCGCTGGTACGCCTACCGCAGCAATCACGGAGCTGGCAGCGACAACTGGTGTTAAAATCATTCCAATAGACGCGGACAAAATCGATGCAATCATCGCCAAATACCCTTACTACGTGAAAACAACCGTGCCTGCCAATACGTATCAAACCGTTCCAGAAGAAGTGACAACTGTCTCCGTCAAATCGATGCTTTTGATTCGCTCCGATCTCAGTAACGACCTCGTGTACAAAGTAACAAAGGCAATCTTTGAGAACAGCGACAAGCTCGGTCACGCCAAAGCCAAGGAAATCAAGCTGGAGAACGTGAAGAACGGCGTCAGCATCCCTGTTCACCCGGGTGCCCAAAAGTACTTCGACGAAAAAGGCGTGAAGTAA
- a CDS encoding sensor histidine kinase, whose translation MRETISILLLMLIAVPIAGELKFHPFQDDFRISFGTTAFFFFLLWLRPSFLAGIVTGLIVVLFRIVLDFVYGDVFAFLPSLQMHFPAFCYYATFACLFSLFRVNMLHHRPLWVGLLGTVAEIAANLVELSFRAVSWEGVFQLEVVGPIAVIALIRSFFVLGFFNIIQLRQAKWMEKQQRNRNEQMLILISNLYEESVLLKKTLHQVEEITRNCYELYREMNEVEQKNGMGKRYAKRLLSLAGQVHEVKKDNQRIYAGLSKLISDENDRDYMPLGELIGIIVQGQRKYARMLEKDIQFETNLEVPYLACHIYTTLSLINNLVGNSVEAIRDRGMVSIVATIDESREWIHFRVTDDGPGIVVKDKELLFMPGFTTKYDVSGRPSTGIGLSYVKEVTDSLQGMIDLSEDSYGQTTQFCIRLPIASLIQKG comes from the coding sequence ATGAGAGAAACCATTTCAATCCTGCTGCTTATGCTCATTGCTGTCCCGATTGCCGGAGAGCTCAAATTTCACCCGTTTCAAGATGATTTCCGCATCAGTTTTGGTACAACGGCTTTTTTCTTTTTTTTATTGTGGCTGCGTCCTTCTTTTTTAGCAGGGATAGTAACGGGATTAATTGTTGTTCTATTTCGAATAGTCTTGGATTTTGTGTATGGAGATGTCTTTGCGTTTCTGCCTTCTCTTCAGATGCACTTCCCCGCATTTTGCTATTATGCTACCTTTGCTTGTCTATTCTCGCTCTTTCGCGTTAATATGCTACATCATCGACCGCTTTGGGTGGGACTGTTGGGGACAGTCGCAGAAATAGCAGCGAATCTGGTAGAGCTGTCCTTCCGTGCAGTGTCCTGGGAGGGAGTCTTTCAGTTGGAGGTCGTAGGACCGATTGCCGTCATTGCGTTGATACGCAGTTTTTTTGTACTTGGTTTTTTCAATATAATTCAGCTGCGTCAGGCGAAATGGATGGAAAAGCAACAGCGTAATCGAAATGAGCAGATGTTGATACTCATTTCCAATTTGTACGAGGAATCTGTTCTTCTAAAAAAGACATTGCATCAGGTTGAGGAAATCACGCGCAACTGCTATGAGCTGTATCGCGAAATGAACGAGGTTGAACAAAAGAATGGGATGGGTAAACGATACGCAAAGCGGTTGCTGTCCCTTGCCGGACAAGTACATGAAGTGAAAAAGGACAATCAACGGATATATGCAGGCCTCTCCAAGCTGATTTCTGACGAGAATGATCGAGACTACATGCCACTTGGCGAATTGATAGGGATCATTGTTCAGGGGCAACGAAAGTACGCAAGAATGTTGGAAAAGGACATTCAGTTTGAAACAAATCTGGAGGTGCCGTATCTCGCTTGCCACATTTACACGACACTCTCACTCATCAACAATCTGGTCGGCAACAGTGTCGAAGCCATTCGTGACCGGGGGATGGTATCGATCGTGGCTACGATTGACGAGAGTCGGGAGTGGATTCATTTTCGTGTAACCGATGATGGGCCAGGCATTGTGGTGAAGGACAAGGAGCTCTTGTTCATGCCTGGATTCACGACCAAATACGACGTATCAGGCAGACCATCCACGGGGATCGGACTTTCATACGTAAAGGAAGTGACAGACAGCCTTCAAGGAATGATTGATTTATCCGAGGACTCTTACGGACAAACGACACAATTTTGCATTCGCCTGCCAATCGCAAGTCTGATTCAGAAAGGGTGA
- a CDS encoding response regulator: protein MRYFIVDDDPGIRFMLGQMIEDADLGEVCGEAEDGSQIDHDFLNWKQVDILLIDLLMPNRDGIETVRQLRRFTGKIVMISQIETKEMIAEAYAAGVEYYVTKPVNRLEVISVLQKVRERILLQQSIEGIQRSLSVLSGSMNVTAAPSKEASFPEKGILSSARFLLTELGMISEKGSKDLLDMMEWLYRWEKERDGEVNLPPLRDIFWAIAARKLGKGVNVLIQKETKAAEQRVRRAIYQALTHLASLGLTDYSNPKFESYATTFFDFTEVRKRMLELEKQKEMTISSTRINTKKFIFVLYMESKRRIGVFQG, encoded by the coding sequence ATGCGCTACTTCATCGTGGACGATGATCCTGGGATTCGATTCATGCTCGGTCAAATGATTGAGGATGCTGATTTGGGAGAGGTATGTGGGGAAGCTGAGGACGGCTCACAGATAGACCACGATTTTTTGAATTGGAAGCAAGTAGACATCTTGTTGATTGATCTTTTGATGCCGAATCGAGATGGCATTGAAACGGTGCGCCAACTGAGGCGTTTTACAGGCAAAATTGTCATGATCTCGCAAATCGAAACGAAGGAGATGATCGCTGAGGCGTATGCGGCAGGGGTCGAATACTACGTGACCAAACCGGTGAATCGCCTGGAGGTCATCAGTGTCCTGCAAAAGGTACGGGAACGCATATTGCTCCAACAATCCATCGAGGGTATTCAGCGGTCGCTTTCCGTTTTGTCCGGCAGTATGAATGTGACGGCAGCTCCCTCAAAAGAAGCATCGTTTCCGGAAAAAGGCATCTTGTCTTCCGCACGGTTTCTCTTGACTGAATTGGGAATGATTAGCGAAAAAGGCAGCAAAGATTTGCTCGACATGATGGAGTGGCTGTATCGCTGGGAGAAGGAAAGGGATGGAGAAGTAAATCTTCCTCCTTTACGCGATATTTTTTGGGCGATTGCTGCCCGCAAGCTGGGGAAGGGAGTGAATGTCCTGATCCAAAAGGAAACGAAGGCCGCTGAGCAGCGGGTTCGCAGAGCCATTTATCAGGCATTAACCCATCTGGCTTCCCTCGGGCTGACCGATTACAGCAATCCCAAATTTGAGAGCTACGCGACCACATTCTTTGATTTTACCGAGGTGCGAAAACGCATGCTGGAGCTGGAGAAGCAGAAGGAAATGACGATCTCTTCTACTCGTATCAATACTAAAAAGTTTATTTTCGTACTCTATATGGAGTCAAAAAGGCGAATTGGTGTATTTCAGGGCTGA
- a CDS encoding tetraprenyl-beta-curcumene synthase family protein — protein sequence MSELRNPWQLLYRVYRHVQPVLEREFAAWYKRAQAIPNPELRKQAQDSMNSKKFHCQGGCVYAAQVIPHVETIVPLIVAYQTISDYLDNLCDRSTSLDPQDFRQLHVSMQDALTPDAPLRDYYLYREDKDDGGFLAGLVQTCQQHVAQLPAYEKVQAKILEFSCLYSDLQVYKHIAPHLREDHLLTWWDQYKERYHDLHWQEFAAVTGSTIGIFALFCLATDPDVGEEQIQTVSEAYFPWLCGLHILLDYLIDLEEDKMGGDLNFVSYYDSERIATERLKLFIKQAKASVKRLPNPAFHRMIVDGLVAFYLADRKVNRSQPHIYTIARQLLKQAKGLPSVLFYVNSLLVRR from the coding sequence GTGAGCGAACTACGTAATCCATGGCAGCTACTATACCGAGTCTATCGTCATGTGCAACCTGTTCTGGAGCGGGAGTTTGCGGCCTGGTACAAAAGAGCACAGGCGATTCCCAATCCCGAGCTGAGAAAACAGGCACAAGACAGCATGAACTCCAAAAAGTTTCACTGCCAAGGGGGATGTGTTTATGCAGCACAAGTCATCCCGCATGTAGAGACAATTGTTCCGCTGATTGTCGCCTATCAAACAATCAGCGACTACTTGGATAATCTGTGTGATCGCAGCACGTCACTAGACCCGCAAGACTTCCGTCAGCTTCACGTGTCGATGCAGGATGCACTGACACCAGACGCACCCTTGCGAGACTATTATTTGTACCGCGAGGATAAGGATGACGGCGGCTTTTTGGCCGGGCTGGTTCAGACCTGTCAACAGCATGTTGCACAATTGCCAGCCTATGAAAAAGTCCAGGCGAAGATACTCGAGTTTTCTTGTTTGTATAGCGATTTGCAAGTATATAAGCACATTGCTCCCCATTTGCGCGAGGATCACTTGTTGACGTGGTGGGATCAGTATAAAGAACGCTATCACGATTTGCACTGGCAAGAATTTGCGGCTGTCACAGGCTCGACCATCGGGATATTCGCTCTTTTTTGCTTGGCGACTGATCCAGATGTAGGGGAAGAGCAAATACAAACGGTAAGTGAAGCTTACTTTCCGTGGCTGTGCGGGTTACATATTTTATTGGACTATTTAATTGACCTGGAAGAAGATAAAATGGGTGGAGATTTAAACTTCGTGAGCTATTACGATTCGGAACGGATAGCGACTGAACGCTTGAAGCTTTTCATAAAACAAGCAAAGGCAAGCGTTAAACGCTTGCCAAATCCTGCATTTCACCGTATGATCGTGGACGGGCTAGTCGCGTTTTATCTCGCGGATCGCAAGGTAAATCGGAGCCAGCCACACATTTATACTATCGCTAGACAACTACTGAAGCAGGCTAAGGGCTTGCCCTCTGTCCTGTTTTATGTGAATAGTTTGCTTGTACGGCGATAA